One Thermostichus vulcanus str. 'Rupite' genomic window carries:
- a CDS encoding GAF domain-containing sensor histidine kinase — protein MGSSLFCGVVGLTGLVLHWGSSFRVESARIAAPEARVQTVTAYEDLAWFYLMLLGISLGSSVWLLVLLDQQVLSRLQPSGSGLEEGSPTGQNQAQARSKSQQIQHLNAALEQQVQQQTAQLRQSLNYEATLKRITDKVRDSLEEDQILQTAVQELATSLELLGCDAALYNLELGISTITYEYGAGLPSKLKSTIDLDEQGGLYRRLLAGDPVLLCQVPPTRVRKLTKPLLCLACPIFDRFRSPDAFTERTQPNLFTACKTPPQELAIFGDLWLFKPIDQEFSESEIRLVQQVATQCAIGLRQARLYKALQSQVAQLESLHQLKDDFLNTISHELRTPMSNIKMSLYMIRKTQNEEQRQRYLDILETESNREIELINDLLDLQRLEAGVDQPLLEPVDLTRWIPAQLRSFEARIAHYQQTLQVELDPALESTEPQLWSDTQRLSRILGELINNACKYTAPGGAIHLRVASELGQIRFEITNPAQIPADQLPHLFKKFYRVPNGDPWNRGGTGLGLALVKKLVEQLGGKINVTSQAGLTTFWFVVPHHRSPSHPGSLAVSLPQP, from the coding sequence ATGGGCTCCTCCCTCTTTTGTGGTGTTGTGGGCTTAACCGGGTTGGTGCTGCATTGGGGATCCTCCTTTCGGGTGGAATCGGCACGGATCGCAGCTCCAGAAGCTAGGGTTCAGACTGTAACAGCCTACGAAGACTTGGCCTGGTTCTATCTGATGTTGCTAGGGATCAGCCTCGGATCTTCGGTTTGGCTGCTGGTTTTGTTGGATCAACAGGTGCTCAGTCGCTTGCAGCCCTCTGGGAGTGGATTGGAGGAGGGATCCCCAACTGGACAGAATCAAGCCCAAGCTAGGAGCAAATCTCAGCAGATCCAACACCTCAACGCTGCCCTAGAACAGCAGGTGCAACAGCAAACGGCCCAGCTACGGCAGTCCCTCAACTACGAAGCAACCCTCAAGCGCATCACCGACAAAGTTCGGGACAGCCTGGAAGAAGACCAGATTTTGCAAACGGCGGTACAGGAGCTGGCCACCAGCTTAGAGCTTCTAGGATGTGATGCAGCCCTATACAATCTGGAGCTGGGCATCAGCACCATAACCTATGAATATGGAGCCGGTTTGCCCTCCAAACTCAAGTCCACCATAGACCTTGACGAGCAGGGTGGCCTCTACCGTCGTCTGCTCGCTGGGGATCCGGTTTTACTGTGCCAGGTTCCGCCAACTCGAGTGCGGAAGCTTACCAAACCGCTCCTGTGTCTGGCCTGTCCCATCTTCGACCGTTTCCGAAGTCCAGACGCTTTTACAGAGCGCACACAACCAAACCTGTTCACAGCCTGCAAAACCCCGCCGCAGGAGCTAGCTATCTTTGGGGATCTCTGGCTGTTCAAACCGATTGACCAAGAGTTTAGCGAGTCCGAAATCCGGCTGGTGCAGCAGGTGGCCACCCAATGTGCGATTGGACTGCGACAAGCACGCTTGTACAAAGCCTTACAGAGCCAGGTGGCTCAGCTGGAGTCGTTGCATCAACTCAAGGATGATTTTCTCAACACCATCTCCCACGAGTTGCGCACCCCCATGTCCAACATCAAAATGTCCCTCTACATGATCCGCAAAACCCAGAATGAGGAGCAGCGGCAGCGCTATCTGGACATCCTGGAAACCGAATCTAACCGCGAGATTGAGCTGATTAACGATTTGCTGGATTTGCAGCGGCTAGAAGCGGGCGTGGATCAACCCCTTTTAGAACCCGTGGATTTGACTCGTTGGATCCCGGCTCAGCTGCGCTCGTTTGAGGCTCGTATCGCCCATTATCAGCAAACGCTACAGGTGGAACTGGATCCGGCTTTGGAATCAACTGAGCCCCAACTGTGGTCAGATACCCAACGCCTATCCCGCATTTTGGGGGAGCTGATCAACAACGCCTGCAAGTACACTGCTCCAGGAGGCGCCATACACCTGCGGGTCGCATCTGAGCTTGGCCAAATCCGCTTTGAGATTACCAATCCTGCCCAGATCCCTGCCGATCAACTGCCGCATCTGTTTAAGAAGTTTTACCGGGTGCCAAACGGGGATCCCTGGAACCGGGGGGGTACCGGCTTGGGGTTAGCCTTGGTGAAAAAATTGGTGGAACAACTGGGGGGTAAGATCAACGTAACCAGTCAGGCAGGGTTGACCACCTTCTGGTTTGTGGTGCCCCACCACCGATCGCCATCTCACCCTGGATCATTGGCCGTGTCTCTCCCCCAGCCTTGA
- the wecB gene encoding non-hydrolyzing UDP-N-acetylglucosamine 2-epimerase, whose protein sequence is MTALPLIAVILGTRPEAIKLAPVIHALQASPHLRTEVILTGQHREMVDQVMQLFGLEADRDLAIMRPRQSLTDITEATLRGLETYFNTSQPDLILVQGDTTTAFAATLAAFYQRIPVGHVEAGLRTDDLYNPFPEEANRRLISQLASLHFAPTPQAVENLKRDHVVGSIHCTGNTVIDALLQVAAQGIPCPIPGLDWERHRVLLVTLHRRENWGEPLASIGEALLQILEEFPDTALLLPLHRNPVVRDPLQAQLGSHQRAFLVEPLDYHLWVAAMQRCTLILSDSGGIQEEAPALGKPVLVLRHTTERPEAIAAGTARLVGTSTSGIVNAARELLSDPQAYARMAQAKNPFGDGTAAQHIRTLIEQWVMARKNSIGSAE, encoded by the coding sequence ATGACTGCTCTTCCCCTAATTGCCGTGATCTTGGGCACTCGCCCGGAAGCAATTAAGCTGGCTCCCGTGATCCATGCTTTACAAGCCAGCCCCCATTTGCGTACGGAGGTGATTTTGACTGGGCAACACCGGGAAATGGTGGATCAAGTGATGCAGCTGTTTGGCCTAGAAGCGGATCGGGATCTGGCGATTATGCGCCCTCGCCAAAGCCTGACCGATATTACCGAAGCCACCCTACGCGGTTTGGAAACCTATTTCAACACCAGTCAGCCGGATCTGATCCTGGTGCAGGGAGATACCACCACTGCTTTTGCTGCCACCCTGGCTGCTTTTTATCAACGGATCCCGGTGGGGCATGTGGAAGCGGGTCTGCGCACCGATGATCTCTACAATCCCTTCCCAGAAGAAGCCAATCGCCGCTTGATCTCCCAATTGGCCAGCCTGCATTTTGCCCCCACCCCCCAAGCGGTCGAAAACCTGAAGCGAGATCACGTGGTGGGATCCATCCATTGCACCGGCAACACCGTCATCGATGCTCTGCTGCAGGTGGCGGCCCAGGGGATCCCTTGCCCGATCCCCGGATTGGATTGGGAGCGACATCGTGTTCTGTTGGTGACATTGCACCGGCGGGAAAATTGGGGGGAACCCCTCGCCTCAATTGGAGAAGCCCTGCTGCAGATCCTGGAAGAGTTTCCCGATACTGCCCTGCTGCTGCCCTTGCACCGCAACCCTGTCGTCCGGGATCCCTTACAAGCTCAACTGGGATCCCATCAGCGGGCCTTCTTGGTGGAGCCGTTGGACTATCACCTTTGGGTGGCAGCCATGCAGCGCTGCACCCTAATCCTGAGTGATTCCGGGGGGATTCAAGAAGAGGCCCCAGCCCTGGGTAAGCCCGTTTTGGTGCTGCGACACACTACCGAACGCCCAGAAGCAATCGCTGCTGGCACCGCCCGCCTGGTGGGCACCTCCACCAGTGGGATCGTCAATGCTGCTCGGGAATTGCTCTCGGATCCCCAGGCCTATGCCCGCATGGCCCAAGCTAAAAATCCCTTTGGAGATGGCACTGCTGCCCAACATATTCGCACCCTCATCGAGCAGTGGGTTATGGCCAGGAAAAACTCGATAGGCTCAGCTGAGTAG
- a CDS encoding ureidoglycolate lyase yields MTSTASAPTVVRVPIVDATPENVQPFGQLLGDDVAKPGLGIPFYQGRVLEGENIDFEYTGKAVIRTAKILPGYPPVLWLERHMRMTQLFIALGQEPFIMVMAPPNHPKEAPDLDQVQALRFPPGHGLLLHLGTWHDFPIACERPVVVLTANSDEVVEALASMKGAHEMNQGDVFKISLPQRLKAEIQLELV; encoded by the coding sequence ATGACCTCAACTGCCTCTGCCCCCACCGTTGTTCGGGTACCGATTGTGGATGCCACCCCGGAAAATGTACAGCCCTTCGGTCAGTTGTTGGGGGATGATGTGGCCAAACCGGGGTTGGGGATCCCGTTTTATCAAGGGCGGGTTCTGGAAGGGGAAAACATCGACTTCGAGTACACTGGCAAAGCCGTCATCCGCACCGCCAAAATCCTGCCCGGTTACCCGCCCGTGCTCTGGTTGGAGCGCCACATGCGCATGACGCAGTTGTTCATTGCCTTGGGCCAAGAGCCCTTCATCATGGTGATGGCCCCACCCAATCATCCTAAGGAAGCTCCCGATTTGGATCAAGTCCAAGCCCTGCGTTTTCCTCCCGGACATGGGCTACTTCTGCACCTGGGCACCTGGCACGATTTCCCCATTGCCTGTGAGCGCCCTGTAGTGGTGCTAACCGCCAACTCCGACGAAGTGGTGGAGGCACTGGCCAGCATGAAAGGGGCCCATGAAATGAATCAGGGGGATGTGTTCAAAATTTCCCTGCCCCAGCGGCTCAAGGCAGAAATCCAGTTGGAACTGGTTTAG
- a CDS encoding MFS transporter → MSESRSLTETNLPLQNSKISVLKLAGCQALAMTGNSVLFTVAALIGANLLTDKSWATLPLALLHLATLFTTIPASLWMARMGRKVGFATGIGMGMLGAGLGAYAIFAGSFVGFCLAMVLLGCFNGFVGYYRFAAAELASESFRSMAISLVVAGGVVAAVLGPQLATWTKDWFAEAPFAGCLLTIILLQAISLPLLASVPLLPWQKTEQVEQGRPLLTIIRQPVFVVAVLGSMLGYGVMVLIMTSTPLAMVEHAFPFHQAAFVIQWHVLGMFAPSFITGALIVRFGLLNIILTGGILNLLCIAINLSGISLMHYWTALLLLGIGWNFLFVGSTTLLTEAYTPAERAKTQAAHDFLMFSGVAASTILSGDLLNRWGWQAVNGAGLPMVLLAFGAVFWLQKQRGQDPWAKSL, encoded by the coding sequence ATGTCCGAGAGCAGATCCCTGACAGAAACGAATCTTCCTTTGCAGAACTCCAAAATATCAGTACTCAAACTGGCGGGCTGTCAAGCTTTGGCGATGACGGGCAACTCCGTCTTGTTTACAGTGGCAGCCTTGATCGGGGCTAACCTATTGACCGACAAAAGCTGGGCGACCCTCCCTCTGGCGCTGCTGCACCTGGCCACCCTGTTCACCACGATCCCAGCCTCATTGTGGATGGCGCGAATGGGGCGTAAGGTGGGCTTTGCCACTGGTATCGGGATGGGCATGCTCGGGGCTGGATTGGGAGCCTATGCCATTTTCGCGGGCAGCTTTGTCGGGTTTTGTCTGGCTATGGTGCTGTTGGGCTGTTTCAATGGCTTTGTTGGCTACTACCGTTTTGCAGCTGCGGAACTGGCTAGCGAGTCCTTTCGCAGTATGGCCATCTCACTGGTGGTGGCGGGGGGTGTGGTGGCAGCAGTCTTGGGGCCTCAACTGGCCACTTGGACGAAAGATTGGTTCGCGGAAGCCCCCTTTGCGGGCTGTTTACTCACGATCATCCTGTTGCAGGCAATCTCCTTGCCTTTGCTGGCCAGTGTGCCCTTACTCCCTTGGCAAAAAACTGAACAGGTGGAGCAGGGCCGTCCGTTGTTGACCATCATCAGGCAGCCGGTGTTCGTTGTGGCGGTGTTGGGCAGTATGCTCGGGTACGGGGTAATGGTGCTGATCATGACCTCAACACCCTTGGCGATGGTGGAACATGCTTTCCCCTTTCACCAGGCTGCCTTTGTCATTCAGTGGCATGTGTTGGGCATGTTTGCACCTTCTTTTATCACGGGGGCCCTGATCGTTCGCTTTGGTCTGCTGAATATCATCCTGACGGGTGGGATCCTGAACCTGCTTTGCATCGCCATCAACCTGTCGGGTATTAGCCTGATGCACTACTGGACTGCCTTGTTGCTGTTGGGTATTGGCTGGAACTTTTTGTTTGTCGGCTCCACTACGTTGCTCACGGAAGCCTACACGCCAGCAGAACGGGCCAAAACCCAGGCAGCCCATGACTTTCTCATGTTTAGCGGTGTCGCGGCCTCAACAATCCTGTCGGGTGACTTGTTGAATCGCTGGGGATGGCAGGCGGTAAATGGGGCTGGCCTACCCATGGTGCTGTTGGCGTTTGGGGCAGTCTTCTGGCTCCAGAAACAACGGGGGCAGGATCCGTGGGCAAAAAGCCTGTAG
- a CDS encoding metal ABC transporter ATP-binding protein, with translation MHIRLQDVWVGYGEQAVLQGIDLHIPTGSLVAVVGPNGAGKSTLFKALVGLLPLWRGGIQVGLQNFDGDVDQRQAKKALSVAYIPQREEVDWRFPVTVLDVVLMGRYRQRRWHQRLQASDREMAWVCLERLGLAELATAAIGELSGGQQQRVFLARALAQEPQVLLMDEPFSGVDISHQEEVLQVLAELQGQGVTILLSTHDLGLVWQRFQQVLLLNRRVIAFGPCQEVMVSGLLQQTFAGQWMILPDGSLMAQPCLNGRGSP, from the coding sequence GTGCATATCCGCTTGCAAGATGTGTGGGTTGGTTATGGGGAACAGGCGGTGCTCCAGGGGATCGACCTGCATATTCCAACGGGATCCCTGGTGGCAGTGGTCGGGCCAAATGGAGCAGGGAAATCCACCCTGTTTAAGGCGCTGGTCGGTCTATTGCCCCTGTGGCGGGGTGGGATCCAGGTGGGTCTACAAAACTTCGATGGGGATGTAGATCAGAGGCAGGCTAAGAAAGCCCTTTCCGTTGCCTACATTCCGCAGCGGGAGGAGGTGGACTGGCGCTTTCCGGTGACGGTACTGGATGTGGTGCTGATGGGGCGCTACCGTCAACGGCGCTGGCATCAACGTTTGCAGGCTTCAGATCGGGAAATGGCCTGGGTTTGTCTGGAGCGGCTGGGGCTGGCGGAGCTGGCGACTGCTGCCATTGGGGAACTGTCGGGTGGACAACAACAACGGGTGTTTCTGGCCCGTGCCCTGGCTCAAGAACCCCAGGTTTTGTTGATGGATGAACCCTTTAGTGGGGTGGATATTTCCCATCAAGAGGAGGTGTTGCAGGTGCTGGCAGAGTTGCAAGGGCAAGGGGTAACGATCCTGCTTTCCACCCACGATTTGGGCTTGGTTTGGCAACGGTTTCAACAGGTTCTCTTGCTCAATCGACGCGTGATCGCTTTTGGGCCGTGCCAGGAGGTGATGGTGTCGGGGCTGCTGCAACAAACCTTTGCCGGACAATGGATGATCCTGCCGGATGGATCCCTGATGGCGCAACCTTGCCTGAACGGGCGTGGATCCCCTTGA
- a CDS encoding metal ABC transporter substrate-binding protein, protein MNIERPSASRPSVWSLSLSLLCLMGLPACRLVERGTAQVQISESTLVAQAPAPADPEEAVQPEVELRVLASTSFIADIAQNVAGERLQVDSLIPIGVDPHGFEPAPSDLRRVADSQVLIVNGGGFEEFLGNLLENVGGERLLIEASAGLDMRQIPESEEALFAHAHGHGHTHAEEKEAQPSESHGHSHGHSHGHSHNHSHGHSHEPDKHHHAHDGDPHFYLDPLKVIRYVENIRDGLTKVDPAGADVYAENAAAYIAQLQELDTWIQEQVAQIPESNRLLVTNHDTLGYFADRYGFRVIGTILPSVSTNVSPSARELASLIDTLQETNVPAIFLETGNNPQLAEQLAQELNLQVKRLYSHSTSTADGPAPTYLDMMRYNTETIVTALR, encoded by the coding sequence ATGAACATTGAACGCCCTAGCGCTTCGCGACCCTCTGTCTGGAGCCTGAGCCTATCGTTGTTGTGCTTGATGGGCTTGCCTGCCTGTCGCCTGGTGGAAAGAGGAACTGCCCAAGTTCAGATCTCGGAATCGACCTTGGTGGCCCAAGCGCCAGCTCCAGCAGATCCAGAAGAGGCTGTCCAGCCAGAAGTAGAGCTGCGGGTACTGGCCAGTACCAGCTTTATCGCCGATATTGCCCAAAACGTGGCTGGGGAGCGTCTACAGGTGGATTCGTTGATTCCCATTGGGGTGGATCCGCATGGGTTTGAACCTGCTCCCAGTGATTTGCGCCGTGTTGCCGATAGCCAAGTTTTGATTGTGAATGGCGGTGGGTTTGAGGAATTTTTGGGCAACTTGCTGGAGAATGTCGGCGGTGAACGACTGCTAATCGAGGCTTCGGCAGGCCTAGACATGCGACAGATTCCAGAATCGGAGGAAGCCTTATTTGCTCACGCCCATGGGCACGGGCATACTCACGCGGAAGAGAAGGAAGCGCAACCCTCTGAGTCCCACGGGCACTCCCATGGCCATTCCCACGGGCACTCTCACAATCATTCCCACGGGCACAGTCATGAACCGGATAAACACCACCATGCCCACGACGGGGATCCCCACTTTTATCTAGATCCGCTGAAAGTGATTCGCTACGTGGAAAATATCCGCGATGGTCTGACCAAAGTGGATCCCGCCGGAGCGGATGTCTATGCGGAAAATGCTGCTGCCTACATTGCCCAGTTACAAGAGCTGGATACTTGGATCCAAGAGCAGGTGGCGCAGATCCCTGAGTCCAACCGGCTCCTGGTGACCAACCACGATACCCTAGGCTATTTTGCCGACCGCTATGGGTTCCGGGTGATCGGGACGATCCTGCCTAGTGTGAGCACCAATGTCTCTCCTTCAGCGCGAGAACTGGCCAGCCTCATCGACACCCTTCAGGAGACCAATGTGCCAGCGATTTTTCTGGAGACGGGCAACAATCCCCAACTGGCGGAGCAACTGGCCCAGGAGTTGAATTTGCAGGTTAAACGCCTCTACAGTCACTCCACCTCCACAGCGGATGGTCCTGCCCCCACCTATCTGGACATGATGCGCTACAACACCGAAACCATCGTCACGGCGCTGCGATGA
- the ftsZ gene encoding cell division protein FtsZ yields MPSNWSDIHPPNPGQGLEQTQSTPSRWSDRYVGEASHVEYEKNGSQTKTAGHPEGIMPSSTAKIKVVGVGGGGGNAVSRMAASSLTGVEFWSVNTDSQALIQSSTLNRLQIGQKLTRGLGAGGNPAIGRKAAEESSEELSAALKGADLVFIAAGMGGGTGTGGAPIVAQIAKESGALTVGVVTRPFSFEGKRRTKQAEEGIQALQEAVDTLIVIPNDKLLSVISEQTPVQEAFRVADDVLRQGVQGISDIILIPGMINVDFADVRSVMADAGSALMGIGMGSGKSRAREAAVTAVSSPLLETSIEGAKGVLFNITGGADLSLHEVTAAAEIIAEAVDPDANIIFGTVQDERMQGEVRITVIATGFQGVQRAAATSKSSSNNRSVDRKPATPSGEPTSRKAPEPEPPTSGGLDIPEFLRRRRPTL; encoded by the coding sequence ATGCCATCCAATTGGTCAGACATCCATCCTCCCAATCCAGGGCAAGGCTTGGAGCAAACCCAGTCGACACCTTCCCGTTGGAGTGACCGTTACGTGGGCGAGGCTTCTCACGTCGAGTACGAGAAGAATGGGTCGCAGACCAAAACGGCGGGTCATCCAGAGGGGATCATGCCGAGCAGTACCGCGAAGATTAAGGTTGTGGGTGTGGGCGGCGGTGGTGGCAATGCGGTCAGTCGGATGGCGGCCAGCAGCCTCACGGGGGTTGAATTTTGGAGTGTCAATACCGATTCTCAGGCGCTGATCCAGTCTTCCACGTTAAATCGGCTACAAATTGGACAAAAGTTGACGCGGGGTTTGGGGGCAGGCGGGAATCCTGCCATTGGTCGGAAGGCAGCAGAAGAATCCAGTGAAGAATTGTCGGCAGCTCTCAAGGGGGCAGACCTGGTCTTTATTGCTGCCGGCATGGGAGGGGGCACGGGTACCGGTGGAGCACCAATTGTTGCCCAAATTGCCAAAGAAAGTGGTGCTTTGACGGTGGGGGTAGTAACTCGGCCCTTTTCTTTTGAGGGCAAGCGCCGTACCAAGCAAGCAGAGGAAGGGATTCAAGCGCTGCAGGAGGCTGTCGATACCCTAATTGTCATCCCCAACGACAAGCTGCTCTCGGTGATCTCGGAACAAACGCCTGTACAAGAGGCATTTCGCGTGGCAGATGATGTGTTGCGCCAGGGGGTACAAGGCATCTCGGATATCATCCTCATCCCGGGCATGATCAATGTGGATTTTGCCGATGTGCGCAGCGTGATGGCTGATGCTGGCTCTGCCTTGATGGGCATTGGCATGGGATCTGGCAAATCTCGCGCCCGCGAGGCAGCTGTTACCGCAGTGTCTTCGCCGCTGTTGGAAACCTCCATCGAAGGGGCCAAGGGGGTTCTCTTCAACATCACGGGTGGCGCAGATCTATCCTTACACGAAGTCACTGCTGCAGCTGAGATCATTGCCGAGGCGGTCGATCCAGACGCCAACATCATCTTCGGCACCGTTCAAGACGAGCGTATGCAGGGGGAAGTGCGCATTACGGTCATTGCCACTGGCTTCCAAGGGGTGCAGCGCGCTGCTGCTACGTCCAAGAGTTCCTCCAACAACAGATCTGTTGATCGCAAACCGGCTACCCCCAGTGGCGAGCCAACCTCCCGAAAAGCCCCTGAGCCGGAACCGCCAACTTCCGGTGGTTTGGATATTCCCGAGTTTTTGCGCCGCCGCCGCCCAACCCTCTAG
- a CDS encoding D-alanine--D-alanine ligase, translating to MRIVVLAGGRSSERQVSWVTGKACKRALEDLGHQVKLIDPEVDLPLRLWQEREAGCDFVWIALHGPGGEDGVVQGMLDWLGLPYQGSGRLASALAMDKLVSKQIFQTEGIPTPEWIAWDNQAPLPWAECVAALGSPLVIKPSNEGSTVGISIVEDEPSFTQGLQLARSVSSRILLERYIPGKEITLSILSGQILPAIEIIPAQGSFYDYEAKYAPGGSRHIIPCSLSPAGLARCEAAGLRAYQALGCEGLARVDLRVDAAENPWVLEVNTLPGMTPTSLCPDAAAALGWTFTELVERMLQEALQKASLTPAARTGSPLQESQN from the coding sequence ATGCGTATTGTCGTCTTGGCCGGGGGGCGTTCGTCAGAGCGTCAGGTTTCTTGGGTAACAGGCAAAGCCTGCAAGCGTGCTTTGGAGGATTTGGGGCATCAGGTGAAGCTGATCGATCCGGAGGTGGATTTGCCCCTGCGCCTATGGCAAGAACGAGAAGCCGGTTGTGATTTTGTCTGGATTGCCTTGCATGGCCCCGGTGGGGAAGATGGAGTGGTGCAAGGAATGCTCGACTGGTTGGGGTTGCCTTATCAGGGATCCGGGCGGTTGGCCAGTGCCTTGGCCATGGATAAGCTGGTGTCCAAACAGATCTTCCAAACCGAAGGGATCCCAACCCCAGAGTGGATCGCCTGGGATAACCAAGCTCCCCTCCCTTGGGCCGAGTGTGTGGCAGCATTGGGATCCCCCTTGGTGATTAAACCCAGCAACGAGGGTTCCACCGTCGGCATTAGCATTGTTGAAGATGAACCCTCTTTTACCCAGGGGCTGCAACTGGCCCGGTCGGTCTCGTCGCGGATCCTGTTGGAGCGGTATATCCCCGGCAAAGAGATTACCCTTTCCATCTTATCGGGGCAAATTCTGCCCGCCATTGAAATTATCCCAGCTCAGGGCAGCTTTTACGATTACGAAGCCAAGTATGCTCCTGGGGGATCCCGTCATATCATCCCCTGTTCCCTCAGCCCGGCGGGATTGGCCCGCTGTGAGGCGGCGGGGCTGCGCGCCTACCAGGCTCTAGGATGCGAGGGATTGGCCCGGGTGGATCTGCGGGTGGATGCAGCAGAGAACCCCTGGGTGCTGGAGGTGAACACACTCCCCGGCATGACCCCCACCTCCCTCTGTCCAGACGCGGCGGCAGCGCTGGGGTGGACCTTTACGGAACTGGTGGAGCGGATGTTGCAAGAGGCCCTCCAAAAAGCTTCTCTAACCCCTGCTGCTCGGACGGGATCCCCTCTACAAGAAAGCCAGAATTAA
- the bchM gene encoding magnesium protoporphyrin IX methyltransferase, which translates to MQEKSIVRDYFNSIGFDRWRRIYGEDEVNFVQKDIRSGHARTVATVLEWLGDPSGLQICDAGCGVGSLSLPLAAKGARVFASDISEQMVNEARRRQQIQLGSTENPQFRVSDLEELSGEYDAVICLDVMIHYPEADALRMLEHLTRLARSRLIFSFAPKTPLLTLLKKVGEFFPGPSKATRAYQHREAILVSKLTELGWNVQQRQTIRSRFYFAWILDLAR; encoded by the coding sequence ATGCAAGAGAAAAGCATCGTCCGCGACTATTTCAACTCCATTGGCTTCGACCGTTGGCGGCGCATCTACGGAGAGGATGAGGTCAATTTTGTCCAAAAAGACATTCGCTCCGGCCATGCCCGTACCGTAGCCACTGTGTTGGAATGGCTGGGGGATCCCTCAGGTTTGCAGATTTGTGATGCGGGGTGTGGGGTCGGTAGTCTTAGTTTGCCGTTGGCTGCCAAAGGGGCCCGCGTCTTCGCCAGCGACATTTCCGAACAAATGGTGAACGAAGCCCGCCGTCGCCAGCAAATCCAGTTGGGATCCACCGAGAACCCCCAATTTCGGGTCTCGGACTTAGAGGAACTAAGCGGAGAATATGATGCCGTCATTTGCCTGGATGTGATGATCCACTACCCAGAAGCCGATGCCCTGCGCATGCTGGAACATCTAACCCGCCTGGCCCGCTCTCGCTTGATCTTCAGTTTTGCCCCCAAAACCCCTCTGTTGACGTTGCTAAAAAAAGTGGGAGAGTTCTTCCCCGGCCCCAGCAAAGCCACCCGTGCCTACCAACACCGAGAAGCGATTTTGGTGAGCAAATTAACCGAATTGGGCTGGAACGTTCAGCAACGACAGACCATTCGTAGCCGCTTTTACTTTGCCTGGATTCTGGATTTGGCCCGGTGA
- a CDS encoding TauD/TfdA family dioxygenase: MKRPQLEEGYPLIDCRHFDETTVNLFLLPGPHPYRETEEFLLDCEMRADELPRYLRRALLEFQVYSNPEGILLLRGLPVDPGLYHTRTPALAQRSEEKTTFVSERCLAMIGSRLGHLVSYIQEKNGDLFQNLVPTPGCEEVQSSEGSRTRLQFHRETVFHPYPPEFLLLFCLRPDHDRQAETTYASISHALPLLSDRERELLFEPLYRTGIDYSFGNLQTLTNGPILPVLYGRQEDPFLNYDEDLMVGLTPEAGLALEALKEAINAVYRGIKLETGDLLCIDNRRTVHGRTAFTPRYDGFDRWIQRSFVVRDLGLSAVDRYPGERIIRTAFTIDQPALN, translated from the coding sequence ATGAAAAGGCCACAGCTTGAAGAAGGATATCCGCTCATCGATTGTCGGCACTTCGATGAAACAACCGTGAATTTGTTTTTGTTGCCAGGGCCGCATCCTTATCGAGAAACCGAAGAATTCCTGCTCGATTGTGAAATGCGGGCGGATGAGTTGCCCCGTTATCTGCGGCGAGCTTTGCTGGAGTTTCAGGTCTATTCCAACCCGGAAGGGATCCTGTTGTTACGGGGGTTACCTGTAGATCCAGGGCTTTACCACACCCGGACTCCGGCTCTAGCCCAGCGCTCGGAGGAGAAAACCACCTTTGTCAGCGAGCGGTGTTTGGCCATGATCGGCAGCCGCCTGGGTCACTTGGTTTCCTACATTCAAGAAAAAAATGGCGATTTGTTCCAAAACTTAGTGCCTACACCTGGCTGCGAGGAGGTGCAATCTTCAGAGGGATCCCGAACACGACTGCAATTCCACCGCGAGACGGTTTTTCACCCTTATCCGCCGGAATTTCTGTTGTTGTTTTGCCTGCGCCCCGACCATGACCGCCAGGCAGAGACCACCTATGCCAGCATCAGCCATGCCCTACCCCTCTTGAGTGATCGGGAACGGGAGCTGCTGTTTGAGCCCCTCTACCGCACCGGCATCGACTACTCTTTCGGTAATCTGCAAACCTTGACCAATGGCCCGATTTTGCCTGTACTGTATGGCCGCCAAGAGGATCCCTTCTTGAACTACGACGAAGACTTGATGGTGGGGCTAACCCCCGAAGCGGGTCTGGCCCTAGAAGCCCTGAAGGAAGCAATCAACGCTGTCTACCGAGGCATTAAATTGGAAACAGGTGATCTCCTCTGCATTGACAATCGCCGCACTGTCCATGGACGAACCGCCTTTACTCCCCGCTACGACGGGTTCGACCGCTGGATTCAACGCTCCTTTGTGGTGCGGGATCTCGGCCTTTCGGCAGTAGATCGCTACCCTGGAGAACGCATCATTCGCACGGCTTTTACCATCGACCAACCGGCACTTAACTAA